Proteins from one Paenibacillus amylolyticus genomic window:
- the rpmD gene encoding 50S ribosomal protein L30, with product MAKLEITLVRSLIGRPETQRTTVKTLGLRKINSKVVQNDNPAIRGMINKVSHLVAVKEVEA from the coding sequence ATGGCTAAATTAGAAATTACCCTCGTCCGCAGCTTGATCGGACGTCCGGAGACGCAAAGAACAACTGTGAAAACATTGGGTTTGCGCAAAATCAATAGCAAAGTGGTTCAAAACGACAATCCTGCCATCCGTGGTATGATTAACAAAGTAAGCCACTTGGTTGCTGTTAAAGAAGTAGAAGCTTAA